The following coding sequences lie in one Myxococcales bacterium genomic window:
- the cysE gene encoding serine O-acetyltransferase yields the protein MNETPSVTPPSPPCQSTSRSLWQRLRDLATCFVRDIDAVLSHDPAARSRSEVVCTYPGLHALWIHRVAHALWQKKLFFLARLLSHTGRFLTGVELHPGATIGRGVFIDHGMGVVVGETAVIGDECILYKGVVLGGTSMARTTRHPQLGKRVVIGSNACVLGGIAVGDGARIGSGSVVIRPVPEGATVVGVPGRIVPRQGDAKARFEATLDHASLPDPVSEMVRTLRDENDALRARLSNIEKALKIPSPRKENAHHLIDADLATTDLPRVDTDGTDDPSR from the coding sequence ATGAATGAAACCCCTTCCGTAACTCCCCCTAGCCCGCCCTGTCAGAGCACGTCAAGAAGCCTTTGGCAGCGCCTTCGCGATTTGGCAACTTGCTTCGTTCGCGACATCGACGCAGTGTTGTCTCACGATCCCGCTGCCCGAAGCCGCAGCGAGGTTGTATGCACCTATCCTGGCCTGCATGCACTGTGGATACATCGCGTCGCCCATGCACTGTGGCAAAAGAAGCTATTTTTTTTGGCTCGACTGCTGTCGCACACCGGTCGCTTTCTCACGGGTGTCGAACTTCACCCAGGCGCGACCATCGGCCGTGGCGTATTCATTGATCATGGAATGGGTGTCGTAGTCGGAGAAACTGCGGTCATTGGGGATGAGTGCATTCTTTATAAAGGGGTTGTGCTGGGCGGCACCAGCATGGCACGCACAACCCGGCATCCGCAGCTCGGCAAACGGGTTGTCATCGGGTCCAACGCGTGCGTTCTTGGCGGAATCGCCGTTGGAGATGGCGCGCGTATTGGTTCTGGATCCGTCGTTATTCGCCCGGTACCAGAGGGCGCCACGGTGGTGGGTGTCCCGGGAAGAATCGTCCCGCGGCAAGGGGATGCTAAGGCGAGATTTGAAGCAACCTTGGATCATGCAAGCCTGCCAGATCCCGTCTCAGAGATGGTACGGACCCTGCGTGATGAAAACGATGCGCTGCGGGCAAGGCTGTCTAATATTGAAAAGGCCCTGAAGATTCCTTCTCCTCGGAAAGAAAATGCCCATCACCTTATCGACGCCGACCTCGCAACCACGGATTTGCCTCGGGTGGATACGGACGGAACCGATGATCCGTCACGCTAA
- a CDS encoding Smr/MutS family protein, with protein sequence MSGSNDDWKRGARPLDGAGLTKGVAARPSASKMSEIRENYATFVVEHHEDQTFFVRRADVSHRMRKELGSGSVRIDAQLDLHGCSRQEAATNVIAFVRQARSRGYRTLLLIHGKGLHAEDGVGVLGHVVVDVLTRGPTAPWLLAVSTAHPRWGGTGALVVKLARER encoded by the coding sequence ATGAGTGGCAGTAACGATGACTGGAAACGCGGGGCTCGGCCGCTAGATGGTGCAGGCCTAACCAAGGGCGTGGCCGCCCGGCCGTCTGCGTCTAAAATGTCTGAAATACGGGAAAACTATGCCACCTTTGTCGTGGAACACCATGAAGATCAGACATTTTTTGTGCGGCGCGCGGATGTCAGCCATCGGATGAGGAAGGAGCTAGGGAGCGGGAGCGTACGCATTGACGCGCAACTCGACTTGCATGGCTGCTCGCGTCAAGAGGCCGCGACCAATGTGATCGCGTTCGTGCGCCAGGCACGTTCGCGCGGATATCGCACTTTGCTGCTCATCCATGGTAAGGGGCTTCATGCCGAAGATGGTGTGGGTGTGCTCGGGCACGTAGTTGTCGATGTCTTGACGCGCGGACCTACGGCACCGTGGTTACTTGCGGTCTCTACGGCACATCCTCGCTGGGGCGGAACGGGGGCATTGGTGGTCAAACTGGCGAGGGAACGATGA